The genomic region CACTTTTTGTAACCTGTTTTCAAGGACATAAACGAGGAGTGACACATGAGAACTTTATGCAGGAAAAACTACTTGGGATCTTTAGGAAGAGGGACAAGGACACCAAACCTCACAAGACAAGGCCAGAGGATCGAGTGCTTAGGTCCACAGAAGGGCGCTTTAGGAACAGTATACTGAACGTCAAGCATCTTCTGGCGCCACCGAAACCATCAGGCAAGGACATGTCAGAACCGAAGATGAGGAAGGACAAGCACAAGGGGAAGGGTAAGCAGAAGGGGGCAGAAGGAAGAGACGTTGAAGAAAGCACACTTCTGTAACCTGGCTTGCTATTAAGAATTTAAGATAGATGATTGATGAAACGTTTAAATGACACCTTTTTGTGTCCGTCCTGAAATTAAGACGTTTTCTTGCTCTGCTGGAATCTTTGAAGTGATCCTTGAAACGATGTAATTCTCCAGGATGCGGTTCAGGAAGAGAGGCTTATTTGGTTCAGTTTTATATGCCCTTCGATCCCTGGGCATATTTGTATTTGTATTGTCATCTTGGATATGATCAAAGCTATGAGTATTTGTCGACGGCTGAAATGCTACCATCCCTAAAATGTTAGATTGATTTCATTCTGCAAAAGGAATACATTTCCATTGTCCAGCTACAAGAATTTTACATCGCAATCGATTGTTGCATGTCCAGTGATTGTCAGTACAAGATTACAATGGACTTTCAATTTTACACATAAAATTTAAGAATTGAATTGAATTAGTATCGGACCTT from Zea mays cultivar B73 chromosome 6, Zm-B73-REFERENCE-NAM-5.0, whole genome shotgun sequence harbors:
- the LOC103630017 gene encoding uncharacterized protein, with translation MYNDSLDALFLGAPTFKGRKQIENRRVVELGGKSVKKHRTPLSVAKPALKNQKKREQKKMEEEKLLGIFRKRDKDTKPHKTRPEDRVLRSTEGRFRNSILNVKHLLAPPKPSGKDMSEPKMRKDKHKGKGKQKGAEGRDVEESTLL